A region of Anolis carolinensis isolate JA03-04 unplaced genomic scaffold, rAnoCar3.1.pri scaffold_7, whole genome shotgun sequence DNA encodes the following proteins:
- the man1b1 gene encoding endoplasmic reticulum mannosyl-oligosaccharide 1,2-alpha-mannosidase, which produces MYAAASPSTSLPPPLPPPPRRDFTAVTLGGYNNGKAWRRRSCWRKWKQLSRLQRNVILFSFAFLAVCGVITYANMAESWKSMASRSLEEPKADLEIPGLNPANQAILPIPQKADANLGEVSLQKPPKLLPGRRGPPNLQIRPPRRETREKAPEEVPRVEEEPAQAEREHKTEKSVISWRGAVIEPDQGTELPSSKIKEPDKPSPMEAEDQKEPVPFNERQLAVIEAFRHAWKGYKEFAWGHDELKPISKSFNEWFGLGLTLIDALDTMWIMDLKEEFAEARQWVATELRFDKNVDVNLFESAIRILGGLLSTYHLSGDSLFLEKAKDIGSRLMPAFNTPSKIPFSDVNIGRGTAHPPRWTSDSTVAEVTSIQLEFRELSRLTGEEKYQKAVDGVMEHVHTLAGKNDGLVPMFINTNTGQFTHLGVYTLGARADSYYEYLLKQWIQGGKKENALLEDYVKGIEGVKAHLLRKSQPKRLTFVGELAHGRFSAKMDHLVCFLPGALALGAHNGLPADHMTLAAELAETCYQMYAQVETGLSPEIVHFNLHAQKNRKDVEIKAADRHNLLRPETVESLFYLYRFTGDKKYQDWGWEILQSFNRYTRVPTGGYTSINNVQNPSSPEPKDKMESFFLGETLKYFFLLFSDDVNLINLDKFVFNTEAHPLPIWPSA; this is translated from the exons aTGTACGCGGCGGCCTCGCCCTCGACGTCGCTGCCTCCGCCGCTCCCGCCGCCCCCTCGGCGGGACTTCACTGCGGTCACCCTCGGCGGGTACAACAACGGCAAGGCCTGGCGGAGGCGCTCCTGCTGGAGG AAATGGAAGCAGCTGTCCCGGCTTCAGCGGAACGTGATCCTCTTCTCCTTCGCCTTCCTGGCCGTTTGCGGAGTTATTACTTATGCCAACATGGCTGAATCCTGGAAAA GCATGGCCAGCAGGTCTCTGGAAGAACCGAAAGCTGACCTGGAGATCCCCGGGTTGAATCCAGCAAATCAGGCGATCCTCCCCATTCCCCAGAAAGCCGACGCCAATCTTGGAGAGGTCTCCCTTCAA AAACCTCCGAAGCTGCTTCCTGGCCGACGAGGGCCCCCTAACCTCCAGATCAGGCCGCCCCGCAGGGAGACGCGGGAGAAGGCACCCGAAGAGGTCCCCAGGGTTGAAGAGGAGCCTGCGCAGGCCGAGAGAGAGCACAAAACAGAGAAGTCGGTCATCAG ctGGAGAGGAGCCGTGATTGAGCCAGATCAGGGCACAGAACTTCCTTCCAGTAAAATAAAGGAACCAGACAAACCCTCCCCGATGGAAGCCGAAGACCAAAAGGAGCCAG TGCCCTTCAATGAGCGCCAGCTGGCCGTGATCGAGGCCTTCCGCCACGCCTGGAAGGGCTACAAGGAGTTTGCCTGGGGCCATGATGAGCTCAAGCCCATCTCAAAGTCCTTCAATGAATGGTTTGGCCTAGGACTCACCCTCATCGATGCCTTGGACACCATGTGGATCATGGACTTAAAGGAAG AGTTTGCTGAGGCCCGGCAGTGGGTCGCCACAGAACTCCGGTTCGATAAGAACGTGGATGTCAACCTTTTCGAGAGTGCCATCCGGATCTTGGGTGGCTTGCTGAGCACTTATCACCTTTCCGGCGACAGCCTCTTCCTGGAAAAAGCG AAAGACATTGGGAGCAGGCTCATGCCGGCCTTCAACACCCCGTCTAAGATCCCCTTCTCGGACGTCAACATTGGCCGGGGCACGGCCCATCCGCCCCGCTGGACCTCGGACAGCACCGTGGCCGAAGTCACCAGCATCCAGCTGGAGTTCCGGGAGCTCTCCCGCCTCACCGGGGAGGAGAAATACCAG AAAGCCGTGGACGGGGTGATGGAGCACGTGCACACTCTTGCCGGCAAGAACGACGGGCTGGTGCCCATGTTCATCAACACCAACACCGGGCAGTTCACCCACCTGGGGGTCTACACGCTGGGGGCTCGGGCGGACAGCTACTACGAGTACCTGCTCAAGCAGTGGATCCAGGGAGGCAAGAAGGAGAATGC GCTTTTGGAAGATTACGTTAAAGGCATCGAAGGGGTGAAAGCGCACCTTCTCCGGAAATCCCAGCCCAAGAGACTGACTTTTGTCGGGGAGCTCGCCCACGGGCGCTTCAGTGCCAAAATG GATCACCTggtctgcttcctgcccggggccCTGGCGCTGGGCGCCCACAACGGCCTCCCTGCCGACCACATGACCCTGGCGGCCGAGCTGGCGGAGACCTGCTACCAGATGTACGCCCAGGTGGAGACCGGCCTCAGCCCGGAGATTGTCCACTTCAACCTGCACGCCCAGAAGAACCGAAAGGACGTGGAGATCAAG GCGGCCGACAGGCACAACCTCCTTCGCCCGGAGACAGTGGAGAGCCTTTTCTATCTCTACCGATTCACCGGCGACAAGAAGTACCAGGACTGGGGCTGGGAGATCCTGCAGAGCTTCAACAGATACACACGG GTCCCCACGGGCGGCTACACTTCCATCAACAACGTCCAGAACCCGAGCAGCCCGGAGCCGAAGGACAAGATGGAGAGCTTCTTCCTGGGGGAGACGCTCAAGTACTTCTTCCTGCTCTTCTCGGACGACGTGAACCTGATCAACCTGGACAAGTTTGTCTTCAACACGGAGGCTCACCCGCTCCCCATCTGGCCCTCGGCATGA